In Treponema sp. OMZ 798, the following proteins share a genomic window:
- a CDS encoding transglutaminase domain-containing protein, translated as MLTRYKLNFLLRIFSLVMLSIIPSLYLFEILPSFVLPVWAVIVIYLCYQLQKKRIKISASIILLLLSISIFFIFILFLLKIISAEPFDILYLRLGVILPFLIIQSFFISVSTILFCQKEKYRRYEPIILFSVFALFFFGQGNFSMSVFDHPIYAVLFSLSFSAIEMIRIFLSFNFEKKQFAFFLLFLPFFAFIMTFVLKNYNESASVNHGGLLQPTLFRFDFSDYLKLQSEIKMSGDLILVAHFDNDFSHNMLRRMYLSGWDSAKGFYEKKAPSEKAQITSLPKGQKDILHRAFSMREKVAQEYFFVNLSPSSFIAMDYPTQVIPYEIWDSSKFNGGYKVFSDAIFDFASDLYGEAFPSGDEDEGMSKEDLDFYTKIDEESFKLVHQTAEEITGDIPDYLDKVLALQFYFTDGDFRYSLKPGKAHDGNQLKYFLTETKKGYCTYFAFSYALMLRSIGIPARVAVGFFVQPESEVMNYYPVRANMAHAWVEVFFPFIGWVSFDPTTSQLAEGENINFGMNAGGEEFNSLLSEILEKRSEIKITEITEKEDDISNISTYIKQFFKENISLFRFIIIIFLIMILAAYKARPHLVLKFSGNNRRVVLTAGKLFKKKTRSDEDTKEMNALIQKAKFAPECTIEDANTAKNILKNKTKKIILLLAFCLVSCFVVAENAETIVIEAEKAVEAENWERALSLLQDGIKKYPQNDSLFLKLGEIYHNKELYNPAYKALKKGLEINPENSSILFYLSSCASLLNKYEEALIYIKNYLRLIPYDRFAASNYGWLCYKCHRPEEGINFLLDNIKRYGEDLSVYNSLGTLYNEMFDYEKSKEFYTKAIRGAEQGSRTYSGSVYYYNKAILESQFYRFDNAIEDAKAALNMEERTSGYMMLGELEERRNNFSQALSAYLSAYADDETPLSALSIINLFLKTGHIEKAEQYILNELQNISEAWISNYGLSVNEFKSNLYDIKKSLYIRKYNFEKTRLTLGFLDWIKNFNNKINYKLKYTYYDAVFRLYSLKVAKEYKKNNTGDLISNTNTLYTNTYYYHAFKGKGKKALKYLRKAESIETMFIPQSAGIYLADRGILEEDLKLLNEGISKMDSEWEKHSLADLYAQGSKIAKKNSSQLYYLYLESLFDLNPAGFLEYDIKLPVKITADIDKTENTKITAKKMKKLILSSRFMEDGDSKFSLRLTYSGKTLFFKLADKNGYTLYSKNFTIENLDKTNFKNCVNIFVKDIFTFNL; from the coding sequence ATGCTTACTCGATATAAGCTTAATTTTCTTTTACGTATATTCTCGCTGGTAATGCTAAGTATTATTCCGTCATTATACTTGTTTGAAATTTTACCTTCATTCGTTCTTCCTGTTTGGGCTGTTATTGTAATTTATTTGTGCTATCAACTTCAAAAAAAACGGATAAAGATATCGGCTTCTATTATTTTGTTGTTATTAAGTATTAGTATTTTTTTTATTTTTATTTTATTTTTATTAAAAATTATTTCAGCCGAGCCTTTTGATATCCTATATTTAAGGCTGGGTGTTATTCTTCCTTTTTTGATAATTCAATCTTTTTTTATTTCGGTATCGACTATTTTATTTTGTCAAAAAGAAAAATATAGACGTTATGAACCTATAATTCTATTTAGTGTATTTGCTTTGTTCTTTTTTGGGCAGGGAAATTTTTCAATGTCGGTTTTTGACCATCCGATATATGCAGTTTTGTTTTCACTTAGTTTTTCTGCAATCGAAATGATTCGCATTTTTTTATCTTTTAATTTTGAAAAAAAACAATTTGCATTTTTTTTGCTTTTTTTACCGTTTTTTGCCTTTATAATGACCTTTGTATTAAAAAACTATAATGAATCTGCATCGGTTAATCATGGAGGTTTATTGCAGCCCACTCTTTTTAGATTTGATTTTTCCGATTATTTAAAATTGCAATCTGAAATTAAAATGAGTGGTGACCTTATTTTAGTCGCTCATTTTGATAATGATTTTTCTCACAACATGTTAAGGCGAATGTATCTTTCAGGCTGGGATTCTGCAAAAGGTTTTTATGAAAAAAAAGCTCCATCCGAAAAGGCTCAAATTACCTCTCTGCCTAAGGGGCAAAAAGATATTTTGCATAGAGCCTTTTCTATGCGTGAAAAAGTTGCGCAAGAATATTTTTTTGTGAACCTATCACCATCTTCCTTTATTGCTATGGATTATCCGACACAGGTAATTCCTTATGAGATTTGGGACAGTTCAAAATTTAACGGAGGGTACAAGGTCTTTAGCGATGCAATATTTGATTTTGCATCTGATCTTTATGGAGAGGCATTTCCGTCAGGGGATGAAGATGAGGGAATGTCGAAAGAGGATTTGGATTTTTATACTAAAATTGATGAAGAAAGTTTTAAACTTGTGCATCAAACAGCTGAAGAAATAACCGGAGATATTCCAGATTATTTGGATAAAGTTTTAGCGCTTCAATTTTATTTTACGGATGGAGATTTCAGGTATTCTCTAAAACCGGGCAAGGCTCATGACGGTAATCAGCTAAAATATTTTTTGACTGAAACAAAAAAAGGATATTGTACTTACTTTGCCTTTTCTTATGCTCTCATGCTTAGAAGCATAGGAATACCTGCCAGAGTGGCGGTAGGATTTTTTGTTCAGCCCGAATCTGAAGTTATGAATTATTATCCTGTACGGGCAAACATGGCCCATGCATGGGTTGAGGTTTTCTTTCCTTTTATCGGATGGGTCAGCTTTGATCCTACAACTTCTCAGCTTGCCGAAGGAGAAAATATTAACTTTGGAATGAATGCGGGAGGAGAGGAATTTAATTCTCTTTTAAGTGAAATCCTCGAAAAACGCAGTGAAATAAAAATTACGGAAATCACCGAAAAGGAAGATGATATTTCAAACATAAGTACTTATATAAAACAATTTTTTAAAGAGAACATATCCTTATTCAGATTTATTATAATTATTTTTTTGATTATGATACTTGCAGCTTACAAGGCGCGTCCTCATCTTGTATTAAAATTTTCAGGGAATAATAGAAGAGTCGTGCTCACGGCAGGTAAGCTATTTAAGAAAAAGACACGGAGCGATGAGGACACAAAAGAAATGAATGCGCTTATTCAAAAGGCGAAATTTGCACCGGAATGTACAATAGAAGATGCAAATACTGCCAAAAATATTTTAAAAAACAAAACAAAAAAAATAATTCTCTTACTTGCTTTTTGTCTTGTATCGTGTTTTGTCGTTGCAGAAAACGCAGAAACCATTGTTATTGAGGCCGAAAAGGCAGTGGAAGCTGAGAATTGGGAGCGGGCCTTATCTCTTTTGCAAGATGGAATAAAAAAATATCCTCAAAACGATAGTTTGTTTTTAAAGTTGGGGGAAATTTATCATAATAAAGAATTATATAATCCTGCATATAAGGCCTTAAAAAAAGGCTTAGAAATTAATCCTGAAAACAGCAGTATCTTATTTTATCTTTCAAGTTGTGCATCTTTGCTAAATAAATATGAAGAAGCCTTGATCTATATTAAAAATTATTTACGCCTTATCCCTTATGACCGTTTTGCTGCTTCCAATTACGGCTGGTTATGTTATAAGTGCCACAGGCCGGAGGAAGGAATAAATTTTTTATTGGATAACATAAAGCGGTATGGAGAAGACTTATCGGTTTATAACTCTTTAGGAACTTTATACAATGAAATGTTTGATTATGAGAAATCCAAAGAGTTTTATACAAAGGCAATAAGGGGAGCAGAACAAGGCAGCAGAACATATTCGGGATCAGTTTACTATTATAATAAGGCTATTTTAGAAAGTCAATTTTATCGGTTTGATAATGCAATAGAGGATGCAAAGGCTGCTTTAAATATGGAAGAGCGTACATCTGGTTATATGATGCTGGGAGAACTTGAAGAAAGAAGAAATAATTTTTCGCAGGCCCTTTCTGCATATCTTTCGGCGTATGCTGATGATGAAACGCCTCTTTCGGCTTTAAGCATTATAAATCTATTTTTGAAAACAGGTCATATTGAAAAAGCCGAACAATATATTTTAAATGAACTGCAAAATATCAGTGAAGCATGGATTTCAAATTACGGTTTGAGTGTAAACGAATTTAAAAGCAATCTGTATGACATAAAAAAATCATTATACATACGCAAATATAATTTTGAAAAAACCAGATTAACATTAGGTTTTTTAGATTGGATAAAAAATTTTAACAATAAGATAAACTATAAACTAAAATATACATATTATGATGCCGTTTTTAGATTGTATTCTTTAAAGGTTGCAAAAGAATATAAGAAAAACAATACAGGAGATTTAATCAGCAATACAAATACTCTTTATACAAATACTTACTATTATCATGCATTTAAAGGCAAGGGGAAAAAAGCTTTAAAATATCTTAGAAAGGCTGAATCTATAGAAACCATGTTTATTCCGCAAAGTGCCGGCATCTATCTTGCCGACAGGGGAATCCTTGAGGAAGATTTAAAGCTGCTAAATGAAGGTATTTCAAAAATGGATTCGGAATGGGAAAAACATAGTCTTGCAGATCTGTATGCCCAAGGAAGTAAAATCGCGAAAAAAAACTCTTCACAACTTTATTATCTTTATTTGGAATCCCTTTTTGATTTAAATCCTGCCGGCTTTTTAGAATATGATATAAAATTACCTGTAAAAATAACTGCGGATATAGATAAAACTGAAAACACAAAAATTACAGCAAAAAAAATGAAAAAATTGATATTATCATCTCGTTTTATGGAAGATGGCGATTCTAAATTCTCCCTTAGGTTGACATACTCCGGCAAAACTCTTTTTTTTAAGTTAGCAGATAAAAACGGGTATACTCTTTACAGTAAAAATTTTACGATTGAAAACTTGGATAAAACCAATTTTAAAAACTGCGTTAATATTTTTGTAAAGGATATTTTTACTTTTAATTTATAG
- a CDS encoding MoxR family ATPase, producing MNTKDIIDELIRNIGLVVKGKDEIIRLFVAAFLTGGHVLIDDVPGVGKTTMVKALAKLIKKDYGNPADFKRIQCTPDLLPYDITGVDVFNAQTQSFEFIKGPVFCDIFLADELNRTPPKVQAALLEVMEEKQVTVGRQTYRLSDVFFTAATQNPVETVGTYPLPPAQLDRFMLSVSVGYPDDESALEILQGNPGVSALSKLYPIITTGDIAASREEQEKVYCHKALQKAIIDICNKTREHSDIELGASPRASLQFLHLAKTVALSNGRNWIEDTDIETIAPYVLAHRCIFKNRKVNAKESIAEITKSVLVKMDKETDWSKES from the coding sequence ATGAATACAAAAGATATAATAGATGAGCTTATAAGAAATATAGGCTTAGTAGTAAAAGGAAAGGATGAGATTATCCGCCTTTTTGTTGCTGCATTTTTGACCGGAGGCCATGTTCTTATAGATGATGTTCCCGGCGTCGGAAAAACAACAATGGTAAAAGCCTTGGCTAAATTAATAAAAAAGGATTATGGAAATCCTGCCGATTTTAAAAGGATTCAATGTACGCCGGACTTACTTCCATATGATATTACCGGTGTTGATGTTTTTAATGCACAAACTCAAAGTTTTGAATTTATAAAGGGTCCCGTTTTTTGTGATATTTTTTTGGCTGACGAATTAAATAGAACTCCTCCTAAGGTACAAGCCGCCCTTCTTGAAGTTATGGAAGAAAAGCAGGTTACTGTCGGAAGGCAAACTTACAGACTATCTGATGTTTTTTTTACTGCTGCCACTCAAAACCCTGTGGAAACGGTTGGAACCTATCCCTTGCCTCCGGCTCAGCTTGACCGCTTTATGCTTTCCGTTTCGGTAGGTTATCCTGATGATGAGTCTGCTCTCGAAATACTCCAAGGTAATCCCGGCGTGTCGGCTCTTTCAAAACTTTATCCCATTATAACTACAGGCGATATAGCGGCTTCCCGTGAAGAGCAAGAAAAAGTTTATTGTCACAAGGCCTTACAAAAAGCTATAATAGATATTTGCAATAAAACACGGGAACATTCCGATATTGAGTTAGGCGCTTCTCCAAGAGCCTCTTTACAGTTTTTGCATCTTGCAAAAACTGTTGCTCTCTCTAACGGCCGAAACTGGATTGAAGATACCGATATTGAAACAATCGCTCCTTATGTTCTTGCCCATAGATGTATTTTTAAAAACAGAAAGGTTAATGCAAAAGAATCTATTGCAGAAATTACAAAATCGGTTCTAGTAAAAATGGATAAAGAAACGGACTGGTCTAAAGAGTCATAA
- a CDS encoding permease yields the protein MLSFITTTNTIFLSILLQAFPFMLLGIVISSILHVFISDNFIVKVFPSRHGLGFLTALFGGLVFPVCECAAVPVLSGLVKKGVAMPIAVTFMLAAPILNPISIMATLYAFPEYPMAAIYRVIFGIVTAASIGILLLFYPKNEYLKEDIEHDCSCSCGDSCCASKNSGQNSFIENLKEMFLHSGTEFFNVGPYLILGALFTSLIRAGVPSNFFIKFNESHSLSGILIMMLFAFVFSACSTSDAFIARSFYGSFSLFSIMGFLVYGPMMDIKNIFMLLSIFKKRFVIELMIIITVMNIIFISAMGFIFL from the coding sequence ATGTTGAGTTTTATAACTACAACCAACACCATTTTTTTAAGCATCCTCCTTCAAGCCTTTCCTTTTATGCTTTTGGGAATAGTTATATCTTCAATCCTGCATGTTTTTATTTCGGATAATTTTATCGTCAAAGTTTTTCCGAGCAGGCACGGCCTTGGATTTTTGACTGCCTTATTCGGCGGCCTTGTTTTTCCGGTATGTGAGTGTGCAGCGGTGCCTGTTCTTTCCGGGCTTGTAAAAAAGGGAGTTGCCATGCCTATTGCGGTAACCTTTATGCTTGCGGCCCCTATTTTAAATCCTATTTCGATAATGGCTACCTTATATGCCTTTCCTGAATATCCGATGGCTGCGATATATAGGGTAATCTTTGGGATAGTAACAGCCGCCTCCATCGGAATCTTACTTTTGTTCTATCCTAAAAACGAATATTTGAAGGAAGACATAGAGCATGATTGTTCTTGCAGCTGCGGGGACTCTTGCTGTGCATCTAAAAATTCCGGGCAAAACTCTTTTATTGAAAACCTCAAGGAAATGTTTTTACACAGCGGAACTGAATTTTTTAATGTCGGGCCTTATTTGATATTGGGAGCCTTATTTACATCTCTAATACGAGCCGGAGTACCGAGTAATTTTTTTATAAAGTTTAATGAATCCCATTCTTTGAGCGGAATATTAATTATGATGCTTTTTGCATTTGTTTTTTCTGCATGTTCAACATCGGATGCCTTTATTGCCCGCAGCTTTTATGGCAGTTTTTCACTCTTTTCGATTATGGGTTTTCTTGTATACGGACCTATGATGGATATAAAAAATATCTTCATGCTTTTATCTATTTTTAAAAAACGGTTTGTAATAGAGTTGATGATAATCATAACTGTTATGAATATCATTTTTATAAGTGCAATGGGTTTTATATTTTTATAA
- a CDS encoding TIGR03943 family protein: MKKILLNIFLEKIIRSLLLLAASIIFIYAVASKKALLYVHVRHTGIIIFSAIVFFIIGILTMRDAFYFPYHTHSKRESPLYLIIFLLPILFALLIPYKVLTSDSLAFNGDIFSFQKQKEDTGPNFNFRPSRLLELEDGFVVMDNETFGRWLPELYLNLDSWVNKKIKIEGAVWKNPEVLSKNEFAIGRMLMVCCAADMQPAGLVAQWLKADELKEDDWVCVTGTISKTEYEGSFEPLIIVDNIEFIPRPALEYVYPF; this comes from the coding sequence ATGAAAAAAATACTTTTAAATATTTTTCTTGAAAAAATTATACGCTCATTATTATTGTTGGCAGCTTCTATTATTTTTATCTATGCGGTCGCATCAAAAAAAGCCCTCTTGTATGTTCATGTCCGCCACACAGGTATAATTATCTTTTCTGCTATTGTATTTTTTATTATAGGCATTCTTACAATGCGTGATGCTTTTTATTTTCCATATCACACTCATTCAAAAAGGGAATCTCCCTTGTACCTAATAATTTTTTTACTGCCAATTTTGTTTGCTCTCCTTATTCCGTACAAGGTCTTAACTTCAGACTCTCTTGCATTTAACGGAGATATTTTTTCATTTCAAAAGCAAAAAGAAGACACAGGCCCTAATTTCAATTTTAGACCAAGCAGGCTTTTGGAATTGGAAGACGGCTTTGTAGTTATGGATAATGAAACTTTCGGACGCTGGCTGCCTGAACTTTATTTAAATTTGGACTCATGGGTAAATAAGAAGATAAAAATTGAAGGTGCCGTTTGGAAAAATCCGGAAGTTTTAAGTAAAAACGAATTCGCAATAGGAAGGATGTTAATGGTTTGCTGTGCAGCCGATATGCAGCCGGCAGGTCTGGTAGCTCAATGGCTTAAGGCCGATGAGCTAAAAGAAGACGATTGGGTCTGCGTTACAGGAACAATTTCTAAAACAGAATATGAAGGCAGCTTTGAGCCATTAATCATAGTCGATAATATAGAATTTATTCCGCGCCCTGCCTTAGAATATGTCTATCCTTTTTAG